The Helianthus annuus cultivar XRQ/B chromosome 16, HanXRQr2.0-SUNRISE, whole genome shotgun sequence genome includes a window with the following:
- the LOC110916552 gene encoding beta-glucosidase 46 → MGNPFNLFLLTVVMTCIWITEVASDEITNIFGTNDSFFSSFPRNFLFGTASSSYQFEGAYLADGKGLSNWDIFTHEAGNIVDGSNGDVAVDHYHLYLKDIELMEYIGTNTYRFSISWARILPKGRFGSVNIAGIKHYDKLINALIGKGIQPFVTLTHYDIPQELEDRYGGWLSPQIQKDFAYYASICFKYYGDRVKYWVTLNEPNVVAIRGYRSGLYPPARCSASFGNCSSGDSEREPFIAAHNMILSHSAAVNLYRAKYQGEQKGNIGIAINAVWYEPISNSLQDKQAAQRAQSFYMNWFLDPIMFGKYPEEMKNILGSLLPEFSSNHLQNGLDFIGINHYTTFYAKDCLHSTCVQQGPCVSKTEGYYLRTPTKNNIPIGEPTAVDWIYVYPKGMEMMVTYLMNRYNNTPMFITENGLGEMHQPDSSINAFLNDDSRVEYMKSYLDALISVIRKGADVRGYIAWSLLDNFEWLSGYTTRFGLYHVDYTTLKRTPKSSAHWYKQFILNFTRFEAVYRSTS, encoded by the exons ATGGGAAATCCTTTTAATTTGTTCTTGCTAACTGTGGTCATGACATGTATATGGATTACCGAAGTAGCATCAGATGAGATTACTAACATTTTTGGAACCAATGATAGTTTTTTTTCTTCATTTCCAAGGAACTTCTTATTTGGAACTGCATCATCTTCTTATCAG TTTGAAGGAGCTTACCTTGCAGACGGGAAAGGCCTTAGTAACTGGGATATTTTTACACACGAAGCTG GCAATATTGTTGATGGTTCTAATGGAGATGTTGCTGTTGATCATTACCATCTTTATCTT AAAGATATTGAGCTTATGGAATACATAGGAACAAATACTTACCGTTTCTCCATATCTTGGGCAAGAATTCTACCTA AGGGAAGATTTGGAAGTGTGAACATTGCTGGAATAAAGCACTATGATAAGCTTATCAATGCTCTCATAggaaaag GAATCCAACCATTTGTGACATTGACTCATTATGATATACCTCAGGAGCTTGAAGATAGATATGGTGGCTGGCTAAGTCCACAAATTCA GAAAGATTTTGCATACTATGCATCTATATGTTTCAAATACTATGGGGACCGCGTCAAGTATTGGGTCACTTTAAATGAACCGAATGTCGTTGCTATTCGCGGCTATAGATCAGGGCTTTACCCACCGGCAAGATGCTCTGCTAGTTTTGGAAATTGTAGCTCTGGAGATTCGGAGAGGGAACCGTTTATTGCAGCTCATAATATGATTTTATCCCATTCTGCAGCAGTCAACCTTTATCGGGCCAAATATCAA GGTGAACAAAAGGGCAATATTGGAATTGCAATAAATGCTGTATGGTATGAACCAATCAGTAACTCCTTACAAGACAAACAAGCTGCTCAAAGAGCTCAATCCTTCTACATGAATTG GTTTTTGGACCCAATAATGTTTGGAAAATACCCCGAAGAAATGAAAAACATTTTAGGATCCTTATTGCCGGAATTCAGTAGTAATCATTTGCAGAACGGATTAGACTTCATTGGTATTAATCATTATACAACTTTCTATGCAAAAGACTGTTTACACTCGACATGTGTACAACAAGGACCTTGCGTTTCAAAGACGGAGGGTTATTATCTCAGAACTCCAACCAAAAACAATATTCCAATTGGAGAACCG ACTGCAGTGGACTGGATTTATGTTTATCCTAAAGGAATGGAGATGATGGTGACATATCTTATGAATAGATACAATAATACACCAATGTTCATCACAGAGAATG GTTTAGGTGAGATGCATCAGCCTGATTCAAGCATCAATGCTTTCCTCAATGATGATAGTAGAGTAGAATACATGAAGAGCTACTTAGATGCCCTAATTTCTGTAATAAG GAAAGGAGCAGATGTTAGAGGTTACATTGCTTGGTCGTTATTGGACAACTTTGAGTGGTTATCTGGATACACGACGAGATTTGGGCTTTACCACGTTGATTACACAACCCTCAAACGGACACCAAAATCATCAGCGCATTGGTACAAACAATTCATTTTAAACTTTACGCGCTTTGAAGCTGTATATCGTAGCACATCATGA